The Acidobacteriota bacterium region CGGCTGGAGCAGAGAATCGTTGCGCGAACCGTCCGCCGCCCGTTTTTACGATGAACAGGTGGGCGCCGGTTCGGGACACGTGATCGACCGCTGCGCCCGGTTGGTGGCCTCACTCGGGGTCACCCTGCCTGTTCCCCGGATGTTTCCGTTCCGACTGCCGGCATCCGCTGACGCCCGTGCGGCAAAGGAACGTTCCGCGATGGATGGACGGCCCTTCATCATGATCAACCCGGGCGCCGGCTGGCCCACGAAGCAGTGGCCCGCCGAACACTACGCTCAGGTGGGTCGGCTGGTGCGGGAGCGCCTGGCTCGTGAAGTCGTCGTCACGTACGGTCCCCACGAGGAACACCTGGTTGAGCGCATGCGCCGCGAGGACAGCCGGATTCGGCCGCTCCGGTTGACTCTGACCGAGTTGGCCGCCCTGGCGAGGCACACCGACTGTTTCCTGAGCGGCGACACCGGCCCGATGCACATCGCCTCGGCCAGCGGTGCGCCGGTCGTCGCCCTGTTTGGACCCACGGACCCCATCCGGAACGGCCCGTTTCATCGGGACGACATCACGTTGCACCGCACCCTGCCCTGCTCCAACAGCTACAAGCGGCGGTGTGACGAGGCGATGCACCGCTGCATGGATTTCACCGTCGACGAAGTGTTCTCAGCCGTCGCCCGGCGGCTGCAGAGCGCGGAGGCCGCCGGTGAGCAATAAGAGTCGATTGCTGCAGAAACTGCGGGTTCCGATCGGTTTTATCTGCGCCGCGTTGTTCTTCCTGCTGAGCCGTCCGACCTGGTTGTGGCTGGCCACCGGCGCACCGCTCATCCTGGCCGGTCTGGCGATACGCGGCTGGGCCGCCGGGCATATCCGCAAAGGCCGGGCCCTGGCCACATCCGGACCATACGCCCGCACCCGGAATCCGCTCTATTTCGGATCCTTTCTGATGGGACTCGGATTCGCCCTGCAGAGCGGCTGGTGGCCGCTGGGGCTCGTGTTCGGCATCCTGTTCTTCCTCATTTACTGGCCGGTCATGCATCAGGAAGAACGGGAGATCGCCGCTGCTTACGGCCAGCCGTTCGAGGAGTACCGCCGGCGGGTACCGCTGTTCCTCCCCGCCTTCTCCGTCCGCATGAGCCTCACCGGCCAGCGGTTCAGCGTCGCTCAGTACCGCCGCAACCGCGAGTATCAGGCGACGATCGGCGTTATTCTCGTCGAGTTCATTCTGGTCTTGAAAATCCTCTTCCCCGTTCTTATGATCTGAACAATGGACCCGATCATCGAACTCAAAGGCGTCGGCAAGAAATACC contains the following coding sequences:
- a CDS encoding glycosyltransferase family 9 protein, with amino-acid sequence MSLQNVLVVKLGAIGDTIHAVPAVTALKALVPECQITWCVEQRSAAMVECLSPVSRVIRLHTHGWRHGRHLAGTKSPWRCFRDIRDTRYDVVIDFQGLLKSAAVVRLARTGHRIGWSRESLREPSAARFYDEQVGAGSGHVIDRCARLVASLGVTLPVPRMFPFRLPASADARAAKERSAMDGRPFIMINPGAGWPTKQWPAEHYAQVGRLVRERLAREVVVTYGPHEEHLVERMRREDSRIRPLRLTLTELAALARHTDCFLSGDTGPMHIASASGAPVVALFGPTDPIRNGPFHRDDITLHRTLPCSNSYKRRCDEAMHRCMDFTVDEVFSAVARRLQSAEAAGEQ
- a CDS encoding isoprenylcysteine carboxylmethyltransferase family protein encodes the protein MSNKSRLLQKLRVPIGFICAALFFLLSRPTWLWLATGAPLILAGLAIRGWAAGHIRKGRALATSGPYARTRNPLYFGSFLMGLGFALQSGWWPLGLVFGILFFLIYWPVMHQEEREIAAAYGQPFEEYRRRVPLFLPAFSVRMSLTGQRFSVAQYRRNREYQATIGVILVEFILVLKILFPVLMI